One segment of Acidimicrobiales bacterium DNA contains the following:
- a CDS encoding ABC transporter substrate-binding protein yields the protein MSRLLFRWFAIALSLSLLATACGGESDAEDGADPETETTEPDDTTDPDPEPEDTTNPEPEPDEDPAGEPVIYDDPRGGIFAEFQESYDRAGDPFAPYDALCLPHDAAEDRVDTDPGITADEIRVGHIRSRLEDAVDIGFGVPVGDPKEMFEVFVDYINTECGGIRGRQINLGYAEADLLGDAVEASRNQACLAMTEDFNATIIMNSTGFQGSANLCIVEEQQTAFISTQGQTEEFMARGEDRLISLSPTLEESLRFLVADLVDSGVLEGHSLGVAAPNTPGQYEAVEQGLVQPLLDAGFEIVIDELDCAGGTVCSGGVPESVQNMVDADVDVFFNVMNILTAPGYLNEMVSRGFQPGDVQFYASDFNSQAAELVSGQIANNPEAGNLYNGAIVVDFRDTGVERTPDYEPNPFAAECNRVYSENSPSGASHAWDDPGDSAFGMVGSVCGIVRIMARAIYAAGDNPTIADIQASIASLGPIDNNAMNPASIVPGKTQSSDVIQTLDWVFPCDLTFPFTRSSGDPICLTGRGDWRPSPR from the coding sequence GTGAGTCGTCTTCTCTTCCGTTGGTTCGCGATCGCGTTGTCGTTGAGCCTGTTGGCCACGGCGTGTGGCGGCGAGTCGGATGCCGAGGACGGTGCCGACCCCGAGACCGAGACCACCGAGCCCGACGACACCACCGACCCCGACCCCGAGCCCGAGGACACCACCAATCCGGAGCCGGAGCCCGACGAGGACCCGGCCGGCGAGCCCGTGATCTACGACGATCCCCGCGGCGGCATCTTCGCCGAGTTCCAGGAGAGCTACGACCGCGCCGGCGATCCCTTCGCCCCGTACGACGCCTTGTGTCTGCCGCACGACGCGGCCGAGGACCGGGTCGACACCGATCCCGGCATCACCGCCGACGAGATCCGTGTCGGCCACATTCGCAGTCGCCTCGAGGACGCCGTCGACATCGGCTTCGGCGTACCGGTCGGTGACCCCAAGGAGATGTTCGAGGTCTTCGTCGACTACATCAACACCGAGTGCGGCGGCATCCGAGGCCGCCAGATCAACCTCGGCTACGCCGAGGCCGACCTGCTCGGTGATGCCGTCGAGGCGAGCCGGAACCAGGCGTGTCTGGCGATGACCGAGGACTTCAACGCCACGATCATCATGAACAGCACCGGCTTCCAGGGCTCGGCCAACCTCTGCATCGTCGAGGAACAGCAGACCGCGTTCATCTCGACCCAGGGCCAGACCGAGGAGTTCATGGCGCGCGGCGAGGACCGATTGATCTCGCTCTCGCCGACACTCGAGGAGAGCCTGCGCTTCCTGGTGGCGGACCTCGTGGACTCGGGTGTTCTCGAGGGCCACTCGCTCGGCGTGGCCGCACCCAACACACCCGGCCAGTACGAGGCGGTCGAGCAGGGTCTGGTCCAACCGCTGCTCGACGCCGGGTTCGAGATCGTCATCGACGAACTCGACTGTGCGGGCGGCACCGTGTGCTCGGGCGGGGTGCCCGAGTCGGTGCAGAACATGGTCGACGCCGACGTCGACGTGTTCTTCAACGTCATGAACATCCTGACCGCCCCCGGCTATCTCAACGAGATGGTCAGCCGCGGCTTCCAGCCCGGCGACGTCCAGTTCTACGCCAGCGACTTCAACAGCCAGGCGGCCGAGCTCGTCTCCGGTCAGATCGCCAACAACCCCGAGGCCGGCAACCTCTACAACGGGGCCATCGTGGTCGACTTCCGTGACACCGGCGTGGAGCGGACACCCGACTACGAGCCCAATCCGTTCGCCGCGGAATGCAATCGGGTCTACTCCGAGAACAGCCCGAGCGGTGCGTCGCACGCCTGGGACGATCCGGGCGACTCCGCCTTCGGGATGGTCGGCAGTGTGTGCGGCATCGTGCGCATCATGGCCCGGGCCATCTACGCCGCCGGGGACAACCCGACCATCGCCGACATCCAGGCGTCGATCGCGAGCCTCGGACCCATCGACAACAACGCGATGAACCCGGCGTCGATCGTTCCGGGCAAGACCCAGTCGTCCGACGTCATCCAGACGCTCGACTGGGTGTTCCCCTGCGACCTGACGTTCCCGTTCACTCGCAGCTCGGGCGACCCGATCTGCCTCACCGGACGCGGCGACTGGCGGCCCTCCCCGCGTTGA